Proteins encoded by one window of Culicoides brevitarsis isolate CSIRO-B50_1 chromosome 2, AGI_CSIRO_Cbre_v1, whole genome shotgun sequence:
- the LOC134828933 gene encoding titin-like — protein sequence MATSPRIPPELPNIMKDLTKEILRENPANIYEFAARYFESLIRKRDGHLNKNYERFSCPPPAITSKSLELRDDRKTRSSLRRGRSQEIRRSKMKVQTFEPSSSISTGKKKIDGRKLSGNDLATTSTSSKAKYNEARPTAQSIGSGKGPRKISEATTFDQLDEESGENDGRWLLNMAAIKIQRYVKRFLERKRMRDDSHQLKVSDSGFLDENAMKTAQKMVKNENSDVVQLPRNDSTAKDDSLLTVTSSSMHVLTAALTLQRVARGYLARKKYRKTLESKLTEKQAVVLQEDEKFEEVVEYNESFEFTEELQNAAVAIQKVYRGFHVRKELREKFSSAAEKIMTEKSDKSDDDKGNIATMNEAAEKIQALFKGHKVRKELAEKGNDDTEANLEGNEAKNVEKTQEIDEKDTKVKENDLKTDENSKNGDDKAENEKSLTSNDDIEQTETKTEEPEKTENAIETENGQNNEEKSKPEQLIEAKNDENDSKSEVLEDSSKEKDKNDDENLISDDVQLAAVTIQKNYKGYKTRKDLKGKENDETEDKTNEENENSDLPEQNIEAEAAAISIQKHYKGYKTRKDLNLLQNDEKEESVGEAKDNSDEKSLEKDENLNKNGDSEDLESTKEIKDGVVDEKINEKVEKSDEKVEKSDEKVQKTDEKDKIESEKIEKDVKTSTNDEKTKNSEQISPDETKDELQKPRNDAENTENRSNDTPEETPEPPTAPCTPQIENSEPTKEPETSTQPEEEEIDIDLNDPEVQAAAQKIQASFRGRSLRPKSKSATPKEDDEPPTDETKEKTEEKVEETPKEDQKPDESELEIAASKIQAGFRGHKTREELKQRKIEDKNPEEIGQNKTLSKGSTFDSENIDAQNAAVMIQKNFKGYKTRKELKNRKESSDTSSKSEPELVVQHAENQQVSFDFENPTKEQISAAMRIQRVYRKHRIEQQLRELKTQLRTVSVLDLSDPQVVQQMTSAAMSIQRFFRFHKKKKSSEANDDEKAPKTAEEKIHHQDSDTHVSETLIAALETDPHHSNKSTFDDSDEKVIELNVHQDAEKVNFSSTPRNDSIDEGVDEPEFEVKVVNVQETAVDDENSTKNDEKSDFEKENLLDSSSDIFLNQSDEQKDQNKTDEMKLKSTNVELVPSVNDEDEMSIDSLTTDSRIDHQNEPLQDSLDSIASKVSVTEVSDEKKSMKIDENQEEVDEPEFIQKKVEVKEPICVQKKMYKCPETQENEEKSKEEATILEKNDDSEVEKEVFEAKVDPNEQILEKSVDETDKSESKMQEKVQKDQLKVEEESVRDKNDESETLEVEKSQIDSTENENPDILKDENDKNEPLEEEKSEKSNKSTDLKVENIKTEASEVEKSTKIDSESQKSEKSEDSKNENIEKEVPEVKDSTKVEEDSAKNENFNSSEAQNMEKQNSEDKNSSKTEVKSAEGDKLTTQKIDSEPSTIDKNVKKDPENEETQPKTTEINEKELTEINFPEVPTDEPGKEPNEPKEIKPEAVENPIKTKEVTTLTQPSPKIDDSEVAKVLMDPAIIENDSTLETIDIKTENNEKTDEKPKDEEEIDIDLNDPEVQEAAKKIQASFKGRFANKKSSTKKTDDEENDPKATEIDEKQAETVTEVKNDETQQEKKPFNSKIPISTRGGKSKTMSQDSFSTENEKKSGKLKKSSSSADAKKGSGSQNLESQKNETNFEPETSLQDDYESLPRVKTPEIEDEVSEIVSFDTSTHDKSLLEEEYYSLKKKELQLDSRVSSTGSYSSGVNPKSTTTTNSSSSKEGSSSSTENDNVPNASFTTRRTTTMDSDEIVWGKIADSDSSAPSTATDRTVIHLPESLTPETETKEAEIQVLEEYKELARPTTSRGMLSKEFNKTFSTESDDVVVGTIVEEPEEERKLNETFVIHKSSDGSELNKTFIIEKRLDTGAKTSDSDVVVLGHINKNGDQLKKPPVEGEKKSFNDDEMLDELKALETTPRRRRLYTSMSVVQPPDDSDSFNPFHHASIYQQQYLDKIHGQSMSDTNDTAYGSDRDVEDEDQFDDFYPGNIRQKMMASSFSIADSDYFDPNKAVESIEDRIITALETITSTDSESTTASASTKVANNNARRILNEYSIGNAAITESLDEFVEQHGNISDDIEDESRDRIANLQNKLSRNTKGRFKRNALTEDHQMSLDEEAEYEATQVIQINVERKSSESPEKSSESSASEESRGAAFRNKKMSYYSLNVDKYDTAARRSLLQRENAFQKTSTPEEDLSAKSVSTGSNGKKKEQNLDEEDEKEKTDVEDVEEDETVDEVQTAINVKEGNDEKNEEKRKKIVIQPIPKFQGDNKKSSDSKPSSPESDDVRFPLLSIMRQRTLPVQIDTSIMRILPKHVVKRIKSANNPTNGSPKPKHGKK from the exons atggcgACCTCACCCAGAATCCCGCCTGAACTCCCAAACATCATGAAAGATCTCACCAAAGAGATTCTCCGGGAAAATCCCGCGAATATTTACGAATTTGCAGCGCGTTATTTCGAATCGTTGATCCGAAAACGTGACGgacatttgaataaaaattacgaaagaTTTTCGTGTCCGCCGCCCGCAATCACGTCAAAAAGTCTCGAATTGCGTGACGACCGGAAAACTCGCTCGAGTTTGCGACGCGGCAGAAGTCAGGAAATTCGCAGGTCAAAGATGAAAGTTCAAACGTTCGAGCCGAGTTCATCGATTTCGAcgggcaagaaaaaaatcgatggaCGAAAGTTGTCAGGCAACGACCTTGCGACGACGTCAACAAGCAGCAAAGCGAAGTATAACGAGGCACGACCTACCGCACAGAGCATCGGTAGTGGAAAGGGGCCACGCAAAATAAGTGAAGCCACGACATTCGACCAACTTGACGAAGAATCGGGCGAAAATGATGGAAGATGGTTACTAAATATGGCGGCAATTAAAATTCAGCGATATGTGAAGAGATTCCTGGAACGGAAGCGAA tgCGTGACGATTCTCATCAACTAAAAGTCTCGGATTCAGgatttttggatgaaaatgcGATGAAAACTGCtcaaaaaatggttaaaaatgaaaattctgaCGTTGTTCAGCTTCCAAGGAACGATTCAACAGCAAAAGATGACTCCTTGTTGACCGTTACTTCATCCAGCATGCATGTCCTAACAGCGGCATTGACACTTCAAAGGGTCGCTCGCGGATATTTGGCACGAAAAAAGTACCGAAAGACCTTGGAAAGTAAATTAACAGAAAAGCAAGCCGTTGTTCTGCAAGAAGATGAGAAATTTGAGGAAGTTGTCGAGTATAATGAGAGTTTTGAGTTCACGGAAGAGCTTCAAAATGCAGCAGTGGCTATTCAAAAGGTGTATCGAGGGTTCCATGTGAGGAAGGAATTGAGAGAAAAGTTCAGTAGTGCAGCGGAGAAGATAATGACGGAGAAAAGTGACAAAAGTGATGATGACAAAGGGAATATTGCGACGATGAATGAAGCGGCGGAGAAGATTCAAGCACTTTTTAAGGGACATAAAGTGAGAAAAGAGCTCGCTGAAAAGGGAAATGATGATACAGAAGCGAATTTGGAAGGAAATGAGgcaaaaaatgtggaaaagacgcaagaaattgatgaaaaagatacaaaagttaaagaaaatgacttaaaaacggatgaaaatagcaaaaatgGTGATGATAAAGCAGAAAATGAGAAGAGTTTGACGTCAAATGATGATATTGAACAAACTGAGACAAAAACTGAAGAACCTGAAAAGACAGAAAATGcgattgaaactgaaaatggtcaaaataacgaagaaaaatcgaaGCCAGAGCAACTAATTGAggctaaaaatgatgaaaacgaCTCAAAATCCGAAGTTTTGGAGGATTCCTCAaaggaaaaagacaaaaatgacGATGAAAATCTCATTTCAGATGATGTTCAATTAGCAGCAGTTacaattcagaaaaattacaaaggtTACAAGACACGCAAGGACTTGAAAGGCAAAGAAAATGACGAAACAGAAGATAAAACtaacgaagaaaatgaaaattcggaCTTGCCTGAACAGAATATTGAAGCAGAGGCAGCTGCAATTTCGATTCAAAAGCATTACAAGGGATACAAAACTAGAAAAGACTtgaatttacttcaaaatgatgaaaaagaaGAATCTGTTGGAGAAGCAAAGGACAATTCGGATGAAAAATCTttggaaaaagatgaaaacttgaacaaaaatggAGATTCTGAAGATCTTGAGAGCACAAAAGAGATCAAAGATGGTGtcgttgatgaaaaaataaatgaaaaagttgagaaatctgatgaaaaagttgaaaaaagtgatgaaaaagttcagaaaactgatgaaaaagataaaatcgaatcagaaaaaattgaaaaagatgtCAAAACTTCgacaaatgatgaaaaaactaaaaattctgaacaaaTTTCTCCAGACGAAACGAAGGATGAACTTCAAAAACCCCGAAATGACGCCGAAAATACTGAAAACCGTTCCAATGACACTCCTGAAGAAACTCCGGAACCCCCAACTGCCCCATGTACCCCTCAAATCGAAAATTCAGAACCCACAAAAGAACCTGAAACCTCTACTCAgccagaagaagaagaaattgacATTGACTTAAACGATCCCGAAGTACAAGCAGCTGCCCAAAAAATCCAAGCAAGCTTCCGAGGCAGAAGTTTACGCCCGAAATCCAAATCCGCAACTCCAAAAGAGGACGACGAACCTCCAACAGATGAAACTAAAGagaaaactgaagaaaaagttgaagaaactCCCAAAGAAGACCAAAAACCTGACGAATCTGAACTTGAAATCGCTGCTTCAAAGATCCAAGCTGGCTTTAGAGGACATAAAACGCGTGAGGAattgaaacaaagaaaaattgaagacaAAAACCCTGAAGAAATTGGACAAAATAAGACTTTGTCAAAAGGTTCAACGTTCGATTCTGAGAACATTGACGCCCAAAATGCTGCTGTAATGATCCAAAAGAACTTTAAAGGCTACAAAACGCGAAAAGAACTGAAAAATCGTAAAGAATCTTCAGATACATCTTCAAAATCTGAACCTGAACTCGTCGTTCAACACGCAGAAAATCAACAAGTCTCATTTGACTTTGAAAATCCGACAAAGGAACAAATTTCCGCTGCGATGAGGATTCAACGAGTCTATCGAAAGCACCGAATCGAGCAACAACTTCGCGAATTAAAGACTCAACTGAGAACTGTGTCAGTTTTGGACCTTTCTGACCCTCAGGTGGTTCAACAAATGACTTCTGCTGCCATGAGTATCCAAAGATTCTTCCGTTTTcacaagaaaaagaagagTTCCGAGGCGAATGACGATGAAAAAGCACCAAAAACTGCAGAAGAGAAGATTCATCATCAAGACAGCGACACTCATGTGAGTGAAACATTAATCGCGGCACTTGAAACTGACCCGCATCACTCGAATAAAAGCACTTTTGATGATTCCGATGAAAAAGTCATCGAACTGAATGTGCATCAAGATGcggaaaaagttaattttagcaGCACTCCGAGAAATGACAGCATTGACGAAGGCGTGGATGAACCAGAATTCGAAGTAAAAGTCGTAAATGTGCAAGAAACAGCggttgatgatgaaaattcaactaaaaatgacgaaaaatctGATTTTGAGAAAGAAAATCTCTTGGATTCGAGTTCAGATATTTTTCTCAACCAATCAGACGaacaaaaagatcaaaataaaACCGACGAGATGAAACTCAAGTCAACAAATGTTGAATTAGTTCCTTCAGTAAATGACGAGGACGAGATGTCAATTGATTCGTTAACCACAGATAGTCGAATTGATCATCAAAATGAGCCGTTGCAAGATAGTTTGGACTCGATTGCATCAAAAGTTTCCGTTACTGAGGTGTCGGATGagaaaaaatcgatgaaaattgatgaaaatcagGAAGAAGTTGATGAACCAGAATTCATACAGAAGAAAGTTGAAGTCAAGGAACCGATTTGTGTGCAAAAGAAAATGTATAAATGTCCTGAAACGCaagaaaatgaagagaaaTCAAAGGAAGAAGCAAcaattttggagaaaaatgacGATTCCGAAGtcgaaaaagaagtttttgaagCTAAAGTTGACCCTAATGagcaaattcttgaaaaaagtgTTGATGAAACTGATAAAAGTGAGTCTAAGATgcaagaaaaagttcaaaaagatCAATTAAAGGTCGAAGAAGAGTCAGTTAGAGATAAAAATGATGAGTCAGAAACTcttgaagttgaaaaaagtcaaattgacTCCACAGAAAATGAAAATCCTGATATATTAAAAgacgaaaatgataaaaatgaacctcttgaagaggaaaaatctgaaaaaagtaacaaatctACTGATTTAAaggttgaaaatattaaaacagaAGCTTCTGAAGttgaaaaatctacaaaaattgattccgaatcacaaaaaagtgaaaaatctgaagattcaaagaatgaaaatattgaaaaagaagTTCCTGAGGTAAAAGATTCAACAAAAGTTGAAGAAGACTcggctaaaaatgaaaattttaacagttcaGAGGctcaaaatatggaaaaacaaaattctgaagacaaaaattcatcaaaaactgAAGTGAAATCTGCAGAAGGTGATAAATTAActactcaaaaaattgattctgaACCATCAACTATTgacaaaaacgtcaaaaaagatcctgaaaatgaagaaactcAACCAAAAACTACTGAAATCAACGAAAAAGAACTTACAGAGATCAATTTTCCCGAAGTCCCAACTGACGAACCTGGAAAAGAACCCAATGAACCAAAAGAAATTAAACCCGAAGCTGttgaaaatccaattaaaacaaaagaagtaACAACCCTTACTCAACCAAGCCCCAAAATTGACGATTCAGAAGTCGCTAAAGTCCTCATGGACCCCGCCATCATCGAAAATGACTCAACTTTGGAGACAATCGACATCAAAAccgaaaataacgaaaaaactgACGAAAAACCAAAAGACGAGGAAGAAATCGACATCGACTTGAACGATCCTGAAGTACAAGAAGCAGCAAAAAAGATTCAAGCAAGCTTCAAAGGACgatttgcaaacaaaaaatcatcaactaaaaaaactgacgacgaagaaaatgaCCCAAAAGCCacagaaattgatgaaaaacaagCAGAAACTGTGACAGAAGTTAAAAACGACGAAACtcaacaagagaaaaaaccaTTCAACTCAAAAATTCCTATCAGCACGAGAGGCGGCAAATCCAAAACTATGTCACAAGACTCATTTTCAACCGAAAACGAGAAGAAATccggaaaacttaaaaaatcaagttcaaGTGCTGATGCTAAAAAGGGTTCTGGCAGTCAAAATCTCGAATCACAAA AAAATGAAACCAATTTTGAACCTGAAACTTCCCTTCAAGACGATTACGAGTCCCTTCCACGCGTCAAAACCCCCGAAATCGAGGACGAAGTCTCAGAAATTGTCAGTTTCGACACTTCCACTCACGACAAAAGCCTCTTAGAGGAAGAATATTACAgcttaaaaaagaaagaactCCAACTAGACTCTCGTGTTAGTTCAACAGGCAGTTACAGCTCCGGCGTGAATCCAAAATCAACTACAACCACCAATTCCAGTTCCTCCAAAGAAGGTTCCTCATCCAGCACGGAAAACGACAACGTTCCCAATGCCTCGTTCACGACTCGTCGAACCACAACGATGGACAGCGACGAAATCGTTTGGGGCAAAATCGCCGATTCAGATTCTTCCGCTCCAAGTACTGCAACTGATCGGACTGTCATTCACTTGCCGGAAAGTTTAACGCCGGAAACTGAAACAAAAGAAGCTGAAATTCAAGTTTTGGAGGAATATAAGGAGTTGGCACGTCCTACAACGTCTCGCGGGATGCTAAGTAAGGAATTTAACAAGACTTTCAGCACCGAAAGTGACGATGTTGTCGTTGGAACGATCGTTGAAGAGCCCGAAGAGGAGCGAAAACTGAACGAAACTTTCGTAATTCATAAATCGAGTGACGGATCGGAGCTGAATAAGACATTTATCATCGAAAAACGACTCGATACGGGCGCAAAGACGTCAGATAGTGACGTTGTGGTGCTCGGGCATATCAACAAAAATGGCGATCAACTCAAAAAACCGCCAGTTGAAGGTGAGAAGAAGAGTTTTAACGATGATGAAATGCTTGATGAGTTAAAAGCACTTGAAACAACCCCCAGAAGACGTCGCTTGTACACGTCAATGTCTGTAGTTCAGCCGCCAGATGACTCTGACTCGTTCAATCCCTTCCATCATGCCTCGATTTATCAACAGCAGTATCTCGACAAGATCCACGGACAGAGTATGAGTGATACGAATGACACGGCATACGGCAGTGATCGCGATGTTGAAGACGAAGATCAGTTTGATGACTTTTACCCGGGAaatattcgacaaaaaatgatgGCATCCAGTTTTTCCATCGCCGATTCCGATTATTTTGACCCCAATAAAGCTGTTGAGTCGATTGAGGATCGAATTATAACCGCATTGGAAACCATCACATCGACAGATAGTGAATCGACAACCGCTTCGGCGAGCACAAAAGTCGCCAATAACAACGCCCGACGAATTTTGAACGAATATTCCATCGGAAATGCCGCCATTACGGAATCTTTGGATGAATTCGTTGAACAACACGGAAATATTTCAGACGACATCGAGGACGAAAGTCGAGATCGCATCGCAAATCTCCAAAATAAACTTTCACGTAACACAAAAGGACGTTTTAAGCGAAATGCTTTGACCGAAGATCATCAAATGAGCCTCGATGAAGAAGCGGAATACGAGGCGACGCaagttattcaaattaatgtcGAGCGAAAATCATCAGAGTCGCCGGAAAAGTCGTCGGAAAGTAGTGCTTCGGAGGAAAGTCGTGGTGCGGCATTTAGAAATAAGAAAATGTCGTATTATAGTTTGAATGTTGATAAGTACGATACTGCAGCGAGACGTTCGTTGTTGCAAAGAGAAAATGCGTTTCAAAAAACATCCACTCCGGAGGAAGATTTGTCAGCGAAATCGGTTTCTACAGGCTCGAATGGGAAGAAAAAGGAGCAAAATTTGGATGAGGAAgatgaaaaagagaaaactgACGTTGAGGATGTTGAAGAAGATGAAACTGTGGATGAGGTTCAAACGGCGATTAATGTTAAAGAAGGGaatgatgagaaaaatgag gaaaaaaggaagaaaatcgTAATCCAACCAATCCCAAAATTCCAAggagacaacaaaaaatcatcagacAGCAAACCAAGCAGCCCCGAATCCGACGACGTTCGTTTCCCCTTGCTGTCAATCATGCGACAACGAACTTTGCCTGTCCAAATCGACACAAGCATCATGCGAATTTTACCAAAG CACGTTGTCAAGCGCATCAAAAGTGCAAACAACCCAACCAATGGTTCACCAAAGCCCAAACACGGCAAGAAATAG